The Neoarius graeffei isolate fNeoGra1 chromosome 25, fNeoGra1.pri, whole genome shotgun sequence genome includes a region encoding these proteins:
- the hic2 gene encoding hypermethylated in cancer 2 protein, producing the protein MELPNHAKQLLLQLNQQRAKGYLCDVIIVVENALFRAHKNILAASSIYFKSLILHDNLINLDTDMVNPSIFRQVLDFIYTGKLLSSDQVSDHNFNALLTAASYLQLHDLAALCRKKLKRNGRSLHNKPTTPTNGRTSRNQRLSSTPVTPNQISGFKDSEQTKRHEELLKDELSEDEVFVRNAQCANLANSLSPSTSKNGSNGMITSSGGLLELGLDLSKKSPSGSTVTEEVSPSSIPQESPQSASESTANSASFDDLPTNPQSLTTGEPMEMGEGDECDENQHFPDHDQQKSTRQISRSRRQAKVEGHKGEDMERSTLPNGVAKRLNVAGERLPGGGNVKSDLSYQCKDEEEGLENGQEQSEESGQSENEGGRNSANYVYRQEGFEPALGDNLYVCIPCGKGFPSSEELNAHVETHTEEELYIKEEEDDVYPKEDEAEAEDLSSQTVQVHGVESRRFCCTVCNKSYKDPATLRQHEKTHWLTRPFPCNICGKMFTQRGTMTRHMRSHLGLKPFACEECGMRFTRQYRLTEHMRVHSGEKPYECQLCGGKFTQQRNLISHLRMHTSPS; encoded by the coding sequence ATGGAACTGCCAAATCATGCCAAACAATTGCTGCTGCAGCTGAACCAACAAAGAGCCAAAGGTTATCTGTGTGATGTGATTATAGTTGTAGAAAATGCCCTCTTCCGGGCACACAAGAACATTCTGGCAGCCAGTAGTATCTACTTCAAATCCCTCATCCTTCACGACAACTTAATTAACCTCGACACGGATATGGTCAACCCGTCAATTTTTCGGCAGGTACTGGACTTTATTTACACTGGCAAGCTTTTGTCCTCGGATCAGGTCAGTGACCACAATTTTAATGCCCTCCTAACAGCAGCAAGCTACCTCCAACTCCATGACCTAGCTGCTCTCTGCAGAAAAAAGCTGAAACGCAATGGCCGATCCCTCCACAACAAACCCACAACTCCTACCAATGGAAGAACTTCTAGGAACCAAAGGTTATCCTCTACACCTGTCACCCCAAACCAAATTTCAGGGTTTAAAGACAGTGAACAAACAAAGAGACATGAGGAGCTACTCAAAGACGAGTTGTCAGAGGATGAGGTTTTTGTCAGGAATGCTCAGTGTGCAAACTTGGCCAATTCTCTCAGTCCCTCTACTAGTAAGAATGGGAGCAATGGCATGATTACCAGCAGTGGTGGCCTCTTGGAGCTTGGTCTGGACCTCTCTAAGAAAAGCCCTTCAGGAAGCACAGTCACCGAAGAAGTCAGTCCAAGTAGTATCCCACAAGAATCACCTCAGTCTGCCTCAGAATCCACAGCCAACAGTGCCTCGTTCGATGATCTCCCCACCAACCCACAGAGCCTCACCACTGGAGAGCCTATGGAAATGGGTGAAGGAGACGAATGTGATGAGAACCAGCATTTTCCAGACCACGACCAACAAAAAAGCACCCGCCAGATATCACGGTCCAGGCGACAAGCCAAGGTTGAGGGCCATAAAGGTGAAGATATGGAAAGGTCCACTTTGCCCAACGGAGTTGCCAAGAGACTAAATGTGGCTGGAGAAAGGCTCCCAGGTGGAGGAAATGTCAAGTCAGATCTGTCCTACCAGTGTAAGGATGAGGAAGAAGGACTGGAGAATGGCCAGGAGCAGAGTGAAGAGAGCGGTCAGAGTGAGAATGAAGGTGGCCGCAACAGTGCCAACTATGTGTATCGACAGGAAGGCTTTGAGCCTGCCCTTGGTGACAACCTTTATGTCTGTATTCCCTGTGGTAAAGGTTTCCCTAGCTCGGAAGAGCTAAACGCCCATGTGGAGACCCATACAGAGGAAGAGCTTTACATCAAAGAGGAGGAGGATGATGTCTATCCAAAGGAAGATGAGGCTGAAGCTGAGGACCTGTCATCTCAGACGGTCCAAGTGCACGGTGTAGAGTCGCGACGCTTTTGCTGCACGGTGTGCAATAAAAGCTACAAAGATCCGGCCACCCTGCGGCAGCATGAGAAGACGCACTGGCTTACGCGGCCTTTTCCCTGCAACATCTGCGGCAAGATGTTTACGCAGCGTGGCACTATGACGCGGCACATGCGCAGCCACCTTGGTCTGAAGCCCTTTGCCTGTGAGGAGTGTGGCATGCGTTTCACACGCCAATACCGTCTCACGGAGCACATGCGGGTACACTCTGGGGAAAAGCCCTATGAATGTCAGCTTTGTGGGGGCAAGTTCACCCAACAGCGTAACCTCATCAGCCACCTTCGAATGCATACCTCCCCATCATAA